In Zea mays cultivar B73 chromosome 7, Zm-B73-REFERENCE-NAM-5.0, whole genome shotgun sequence, the following proteins share a genomic window:
- the LOC100384249 gene encoding putative protein kinase superfamily protein: protein MGCVHGRPATSSPAPAATSSSRRDHPTASQTHKDGVDSAAAAPPVDAEAPEQQAAEKPQKVKRERRSRSSRSAAFAAHTEVRLGGSFANKARGEQVAAGWPAWLSAVAGEAIEGWTPRRADSFEKIDKIGQGTYSNVYKARDSLSGKIVALKKVRFDNLEPESVRFMAREILILRRLDHPNVVKLDGLVTSRMSCSLYLVFDYMVHDLAGLAASPDIKFTLPQVKCYVHQLLSGLEHCHNRGVLHRDIKGSNLLLDNNGVLKIADFGLASFFDPNHKQPMTSRVVTLWYRPPELLLGATDYGVGVDLWSAGCILAELLAGKPIMPGRTEVEQLHKIFKLCGSPTEEYWKKSKLPHATIFKPQQPYKRRIADTFKDFPQSALRLIETLLAIDPADRLTATSALNSDFFATEPYACEPSSLPQYPPSKEMDAKRRDEEARRLRAAGGRGNGDGTRKTRTRDRPRAVPAPEANAELQANIDKRRLITHANAKSKSEKFPPPHQDGALGFPLGCSNHMEPSFEPPDPSSFSTVFPFEKSAVPTWSGPLADSAAGNQKRKHKSARSSKQPATARAR, encoded by the exons ATGGGCTGCGTGCACGGCCGCCCCGCCACCTCCAGCCCCGCGcccgccgccacctcctccagccgcCGGGACCATCCCACGGCCTCCCAGACGCACAAGGACggggtcgattccgccgccgccgCACCTCCGGTGGACGCCGAGGCGCCGGAGCAGCAGGCGGCCGAGAAGCCCCAGAAGGTCAAGCGGGAGCGGCGGTCGCGGTCGTCGCGCTCCGCCGCCTTCGCGGCGCACACCGAGGTGCGCCTGGGCGGGAGCTTCGCCAACAAGGCGCGCGGCGAGCAGGTCGCCGCCGGCTGGCCCGCTTGGCTCTCCGCTGTCGCCGGCGAGGCCATCGAAGGATGGACCCCGCGCCGCGCCGACTCCTTCGAGAAGATCGACAAG ATCGGCCAGGGCACGTACAGCAATGTGTACAAGGCGCGAGACTCGCTGAGCGGcaagatcgtggcgctcaagaagGTGCGCTTCGACAACCTGGAGCCCGAGAGCGTGCGGTTCATGGCGCGCGAGATCCTCATCCTGCGCCGCCTCGACCACCCCAATGTCGTCAAGCTCGACGGGCTCGTCACCTCCCGCATGTCCTGCAGCCTCTACCTCGTCTTCGACTACATGGTCCACGACCTCGCCGGCCTAGCCGCCAGCCCCGACATCAAGTTCACGCTGCCCCAG GTCAAGTGCTATGTGCACCAGCTGTTGTCAGGACTTGAGCATTGTCACAACCGGGGAGTGCTACATCGCGACATCAAGGGGTCTAACCTGCTTTTGGACAACAACGGTGTGCTGAAGATTGCTGATTTCGGTCTGGCGTCCTTCTTCGACCCCAACCATAAACAGCCAATGACGAGTCGGGTGGTGACACTCTGGTACCGCCCACCAGAGCTGCTGCTGGGTGCGACAGATTATGGAGTTGGCGTCGACTTGTGGAGCGCAGGATGTATACTAGCTGAATTGCTGGCTGGAAAGCCCATTATGCCTGGACGGACTGAG GTGGAACAGCTGCATAAAATTTTTAAGCTATGTGGCTCTCCGACAGAAGAATATTGGAAAAAATCAAAGTTGCCTCATGCAACTATATTTAAGCCCCAACAGCCATACAAAAGGCGAATAGCGGATACATTCAAAGATTTCCCTCAATCAGCACTTCGACTGATCGAGACACTACTTGCAATTGATCCAGCTGATCGGTTAACGGCAACTTCTGCATTGAACAGTGAT TTCTTTGCAACAGAGCCTTATGCGTGTGAACCATCAAGTCTGCCCCAATACCCACCAAGTAAAGAGATGGATGCTAAACGAAGAGACGAAGAAGCTAGACG CTTAAGGGCTGCTGGTGGTAGAGGTAACGGAGATGGAACAAGGAAGACAAGGACACGGGATCGGCCTAGGGCTGTTCCAGCGCCAGAGGCAAACGCCGAACTGCAAGCAAACATTGAT AAAAGAAGGTTGATAACTCATGCAAATGCTAAGAGCAAGAGCGAAAAGTTCCCTCCACCGCATCAGGACGGCGCGCTCGGCTTTCCCTTGGGCTGTTCGAATCACATGGAACCTTCATTCGAGCCCCCGGACCCTTCTTCCTTCAGCACTGTATTTCCTTTCGAGAAAAGCGCGGTGCCAACCTGGTCCGGACCGCTGGCGGACTCTGCAGCTGGCAACCAGAAGCGGAAACACAAGTCTGCCCGCTCCTCAAAACAACCAGCAACTGCCCGTGCTAGATGA
- the LOC100283187 gene encoding adenyl cyclase isoform X1, whose translation MQVAAARARRLLALPAASGIPGILSGPIPGRASCAEGVLLYRLNGAPASPSSPQHTRGFSSSCFASRSHCNLPSPTIASQWLNEKSVHCHMTTAHFSTEASDMDHPTEAVEEMYQKMLKSVEAETMPPNAWLWSMIDSCSNKEDIKLLFQILQKLRVFRLSNLRISANFNEHLCRKVTEACARVGAVDYGLKALWKHNVYGITPTIGSAHYLLQHAKEQNDNKLMENVIHVLSKNFLPLQPGTADIVFSICYNADRWDLLSKYAERFVKAGVKLHRAAFDIWMDFAAKVGDSQSIWHINSLRGRSVKHYTLATGFACAKGSLLDRKPENAADKIKLLYEVWHRHLPDQKKPFVKDELEKLIAGWPTEVVKRQKKDKRKELEEALMKDIPTMVDCLTKSGLDIPVELDKLATPQLQVA comes from the exons ATGCAGGTCGCCGCCGCGCGCGCCCGCCGCCTCCTCGCCTTACCGGCGGCCTCGGGGATCCCCGGAATACTCTCCGGACCGATCCCAGGGCGCGCATCATGCGCCGAGGGCGTTCTCCTTTACCGTCTCAATGGCGCTCCCGCTTCGCCGTCTTCTCCGCAGCATACCAGGGGCTTCTCCTCCTCCTGCTTCGCCTCCCGATCACACT GTAACCTCCCATCGCCTACCATAGCTTCTCAATGGTTGAATGAGAAATCAGTACACTGTCACATGACGACAGCACACTTCTCAACGGAAGCAAGTGACATGGACCACCCTACAG AAGCTGTAGAGGAGATGTACCAGAAAATGTTGAAATCTGTTGAAGCTGAGACCATGCCTCCAAATGCCTGGTTGTGGTCAATGATTGATAGCTGCTCCAATAAGGAGGACATCAAACTTCTTTTTCAAATTTTGCAGAAACTCAGGGTATTT AGACTATCAAATCTTCGCATCAGTGCAAACTTCAATGAGCATCTCTGCAGAAAAGTAACTGAGGCTTGTGCTCGTGTAGGCGCCGTTGACTATG GGTTGAAGGCTTTATGGAAACATAATGTTTATGGAATAACACCAACGATTGGTTCTGCTCATTATCTACTG CAACATGCTAAAGAGCAAAATGACAACAAACTAATGGAAAACGTAATTCATGTCCTATCAAAAAATTTCTTACCGCTGCAACCAGGCACAGCTGATATAGTCTTCAG TATCTGTTATAATGCTGATAGATGGGATTTACTCTCAAAATACGCGGAGAGATTTGTTAAGGCAGGTGTCAAACTGCATCGAGCTGCATTTGACATTTGGATGGACTTTGCTGCCAAAGTTG GGGATTCTCAATCTATTTGGCACATTAATAGTCTAAGAGGCAGGTCTGTCAAACATTATACACTTGCAACAGGGTTTGCATGTGCAAAG GGGTCTCTGCTTGATCGGAAGCCAGAAAATGCCGCTGACAAGATTAAGCTTCTTTATGAGGTTTGGCACAGG CATTTGCCTGATCAGAAGAAACCATTTGTGAAAGATGAACTCGAGAAACTTATTGCTGGATGGCCTACGGAGGTGGTAAAGAGGCAGAAGAAAGATAAGAGGAAG GAGTTGGAGGAAGCTTTGATGAAGGACATCCCTACGATGGTGGACTGCCTGACAAAGTCCGGCCTCGACATCCCTGTGGAACTGGACAAGCTTGCCACCCCACAGCTCCAAGTGGCGTAG
- the LOC100283187 gene encoding adenyl cyclase produces the protein MQVAAARARRLLALPAASGIPGILSGPIPGRASCAEGVLLYRLNGAPASPSSPQHTRGFSSSCFASRSHCNLPSPTIASQWLNEKSVHCHMTTAHFSTEASDMDHPTEAVEEMYQKMLKSVEAETMPPNAWLWSMIDSCSNKEDIKLLFQILQKLRVFRLSNLRISANFNEHLCRKVTEACARVGAVDYGLKALWKHNVYGITPTIGSAHYLLQHAKEQNDNKLMENVIHVLSKNFLPLQPGTADIVFSICYNADRWDLLSKYAERFVKAGVKLHRAAFDIWMDFAAKVGDSQSIWHINSLRGRSVKHYTLATGFACAKGSLLDRKPENAADKIKLLYEHLPDQKKPFVKDELEKLIAGWPTEVVKRQKKDKRKELEEALMKDIPTMVDCLTKSGLDIPVELDKLATPQLQVA, from the exons ATGCAGGTCGCCGCCGCGCGCGCCCGCCGCCTCCTCGCCTTACCGGCGGCCTCGGGGATCCCCGGAATACTCTCCGGACCGATCCCAGGGCGCGCATCATGCGCCGAGGGCGTTCTCCTTTACCGTCTCAATGGCGCTCCCGCTTCGCCGTCTTCTCCGCAGCATACCAGGGGCTTCTCCTCCTCCTGCTTCGCCTCCCGATCACACT GTAACCTCCCATCGCCTACCATAGCTTCTCAATGGTTGAATGAGAAATCAGTACACTGTCACATGACGACAGCACACTTCTCAACGGAAGCAAGTGACATGGACCACCCTACAG AAGCTGTAGAGGAGATGTACCAGAAAATGTTGAAATCTGTTGAAGCTGAGACCATGCCTCCAAATGCCTGGTTGTGGTCAATGATTGATAGCTGCTCCAATAAGGAGGACATCAAACTTCTTTTTCAAATTTTGCAGAAACTCAGGGTATTT AGACTATCAAATCTTCGCATCAGTGCAAACTTCAATGAGCATCTCTGCAGAAAAGTAACTGAGGCTTGTGCTCGTGTAGGCGCCGTTGACTATG GGTTGAAGGCTTTATGGAAACATAATGTTTATGGAATAACACCAACGATTGGTTCTGCTCATTATCTACTG CAACATGCTAAAGAGCAAAATGACAACAAACTAATGGAAAACGTAATTCATGTCCTATCAAAAAATTTCTTACCGCTGCAACCAGGCACAGCTGATATAGTCTTCAG TATCTGTTATAATGCTGATAGATGGGATTTACTCTCAAAATACGCGGAGAGATTTGTTAAGGCAGGTGTCAAACTGCATCGAGCTGCATTTGACATTTGGATGGACTTTGCTGCCAAAGTTG GGGATTCTCAATCTATTTGGCACATTAATAGTCTAAGAGGCAGGTCTGTCAAACATTATACACTTGCAACAGGGTTTGCATGTGCAAAG GGGTCTCTGCTTGATCGGAAGCCAGAAAATGCCGCTGACAAGATTAAGCTTCTTTATGAG CATTTGCCTGATCAGAAGAAACCATTTGTGAAAGATGAACTCGAGAAACTTATTGCTGGATGGCCTACGGAGGTGGTAAAGAGGCAGAAGAAAGATAAGAGGAAG GAGTTGGAGGAAGCTTTGATGAAGGACATCCCTACGATGGTGGACTGCCTGACAAAGTCCGGCCTCGACATCCCTGTGGAACTGGACAAGCTTGCCACCCCACAGCTCCAAGTGGCGTAG